One window of the Piliocolobus tephrosceles isolate RC106 chromosome 17, ASM277652v3, whole genome shotgun sequence genome contains the following:
- the NOB1 gene encoding RNA-binding protein NOB1 isoform X2: MAPVEHVVADAGAFLRDAALQDIGKNIYTIREVVTEIRDKATRRRLAVLPYELRFKEPLPEYVRLVTEFSKKTGDYPSLSATDIQVLALTYQLEAEFVGVSHLKQEPQKVKVSSSIQHPETPLHISGFHLPSKPKPPQETEKGHPACEPENLEFSSFMFWRNPLPSIDHELQELLIDRSEDVPSEEEEEEENGSEDRKDDSDDDGGGWITPNNIKQIQQELEQCDVPKDVRVGCVTTDFAMQNVLLQMGLHVLAVNGMLIREARSYILRCHGCFKTTSDMSRVFCSHCGNKTLKKVSVTVSDDGALHMHFSRNPKVLNPRGLRYSLPTPKGGKYAVNPHLTEDQRFPQLRLSRKARQKTNVFAPDYIAGVSPFVENDISSRSATLQVRDGTLGAGRRRLNPNASRKKFVKKR, translated from the exons ATGGCTCCAGTGGAGCACGTTGTGGCGGACGCTGGGGCTTTCCTGCGGGATGCGGCTCTGCAG GACATCGGGAAGAACATTTACACTATCCGGGAGGTGGTCACTGAGATTCGGGACAAGGCCACACGCAGGCGGCTCGCTGTCCTGCCCTACGAGCTGCGGTTCAAGGAGCCCTTACCGGAATACGTGCGGCTGG TGACTgagttttcaaagaaaacaggAGACTACCCCAGCCTGTCTGCCACAGACATCCAAGTGCTTGCGCTCACATACCAGTTGGAAGCAGAGTTTGTTGGAGTGTCTCACCTAAAACAGGAACCACAGAAG gttaaagTGAGCTCATCGATTCAGCACCCAGAAACACCTCTGCACATTTCTGGTTTCCATCTGCCCTCCAAG cCTAAACCCCcacaagaaacagagaaaggtcACCCAGCTTGTGAGCCTGAGAACCTGGAATTTAGTTCCTTCATGTTCTGGAGAAACCCTCTGCCCAGCATCGATCATGAACTGCAGGAGCTGCTG ATTGACAGAAGTGAGGATGTTCcaagtgaggaggaggaggaggaagaaaacgGGTCTGAAGACAGAAAAGATGACAGCGATGACGACGGGGGTGGCTGGATAACCCCCAATAACATCAAGCAGATCCAGCAGGAGCTGGAGCAATGTGACGTCCCCAAGGACGTGCGGGTTGGCTGCGTGACCACAGACTTCGCCATGCAG AATGTTCTGCTGCAGATGGGGTTGCACGTGCTGGCGGTGAACGGCATGCTGATTCGCGAGGCCCGGAGCTACATCTTGCGCTGCCACGGCTGTTTCAA GACAACGTCTGACATGAGCCGAGTGTTCTGTTCTCACTGTGGGAACAAGACCCTGAAGAAAGTGTCCGTGACCGTCAGTGACGACGGCGCCCTGCACATGCACTTCTCCCGCAACCCCAAGGTGCTGAACCCCCGCGGCCTCCGG TACTCGCTTCCCACTCCCAAAGGGGGCAAATACGCCGTCAACCCCCACCTCACCGAGGATCAGCGCTTCCCTCAGCTGCGACTCTCCCGGAAGGCCAGGCAGAAAACCAACGTGTTCGCCCCTGACTACATCGCCGGGGTGTCGCCCTTTGTGGAGAACGACATCTCCAGCCGCTCAGCTACCCTGCAGGTCCGGGACGGCACCTTGGGAGCTGGGCGGAGACGCTTAAATCCCAACGCTTCCAGAAAGAAGTTTGTGAAGAAAAGGTGA
- the NOB1 gene encoding RNA-binding protein NOB1 isoform X1, with protein sequence MAPVEHVVADAGAFLRDAALQDIGKNIYTIREVVTEIRDKATRRRLAVLPYELRFKEPLPEYVRLDGNLLFTVTEFSKKTGDYPSLSATDIQVLALTYQLEAEFVGVSHLKQEPQKVKVSSSIQHPETPLHISGFHLPSKPKPPQETEKGHPACEPENLEFSSFMFWRNPLPSIDHELQELLIDRSEDVPSEEEEEEENGSEDRKDDSDDDGGGWITPNNIKQIQQELEQCDVPKDVRVGCVTTDFAMQNVLLQMGLHVLAVNGMLIREARSYILRCHGCFKTTSDMSRVFCSHCGNKTLKKVSVTVSDDGALHMHFSRNPKVLNPRGLRYSLPTPKGGKYAVNPHLTEDQRFPQLRLSRKARQKTNVFAPDYIAGVSPFVENDISSRSATLQVRDGTLGAGRRRLNPNASRKKFVKKR encoded by the exons ATGGCTCCAGTGGAGCACGTTGTGGCGGACGCTGGGGCTTTCCTGCGGGATGCGGCTCTGCAG GACATCGGGAAGAACATTTACACTATCCGGGAGGTGGTCACTGAGATTCGGGACAAGGCCACACGCAGGCGGCTCGCTGTCCTGCCCTACGAGCTGCGGTTCAAGGAGCCCTTACCGGAATACGTGCGGCTGG ATGGAAATCTGTTGTTTACAGTGACTgagttttcaaagaaaacaggAGACTACCCCAGCCTGTCTGCCACAGACATCCAAGTGCTTGCGCTCACATACCAGTTGGAAGCAGAGTTTGTTGGAGTGTCTCACCTAAAACAGGAACCACAGAAG gttaaagTGAGCTCATCGATTCAGCACCCAGAAACACCTCTGCACATTTCTGGTTTCCATCTGCCCTCCAAG cCTAAACCCCcacaagaaacagagaaaggtcACCCAGCTTGTGAGCCTGAGAACCTGGAATTTAGTTCCTTCATGTTCTGGAGAAACCCTCTGCCCAGCATCGATCATGAACTGCAGGAGCTGCTG ATTGACAGAAGTGAGGATGTTCcaagtgaggaggaggaggaggaagaaaacgGGTCTGAAGACAGAAAAGATGACAGCGATGACGACGGGGGTGGCTGGATAACCCCCAATAACATCAAGCAGATCCAGCAGGAGCTGGAGCAATGTGACGTCCCCAAGGACGTGCGGGTTGGCTGCGTGACCACAGACTTCGCCATGCAG AATGTTCTGCTGCAGATGGGGTTGCACGTGCTGGCGGTGAACGGCATGCTGATTCGCGAGGCCCGGAGCTACATCTTGCGCTGCCACGGCTGTTTCAA GACAACGTCTGACATGAGCCGAGTGTTCTGTTCTCACTGTGGGAACAAGACCCTGAAGAAAGTGTCCGTGACCGTCAGTGACGACGGCGCCCTGCACATGCACTTCTCCCGCAACCCCAAGGTGCTGAACCCCCGCGGCCTCCGG TACTCGCTTCCCACTCCCAAAGGGGGCAAATACGCCGTCAACCCCCACCTCACCGAGGATCAGCGCTTCCCTCAGCTGCGACTCTCCCGGAAGGCCAGGCAGAAAACCAACGTGTTCGCCCCTGACTACATCGCCGGGGTGTCGCCCTTTGTGGAGAACGACATCTCCAGCCGCTCAGCTACCCTGCAGGTCCGGGACGGCACCTTGGGAGCTGGGCGGAGACGCTTAAATCCCAACGCTTCCAGAAAGAAGTTTGTGAAGAAAAGGTGA